Part of the Triplophysa rosa linkage group LG21, Trosa_1v2, whole genome shotgun sequence genome is shown below.
ATATACCTAATTTAATGTAGGCCTATTCATGAAACGATGTAACGTTAGTGGTTTATAgtatttcacattttttgtgtATCACCTGCCATTATTATATAATGCATTCTTAGTGTTTGCAATAAATGCAGGTGTCTGctttaaaatgtatacagtttacataaaaaacgacaaataatagtaattaaaataatcgtttaattgtttttacaaactgctgTACTATGCATACTATTTTTAAACGGTTAACAGTGTAAAGTGGGCAGTACGCTGTTGACGCACGTAGcattcagccaatcagctgCAGCGCTATGTGTGTAACGCAGacgctgattggctgagagatCTGAGGTGTTGAATGCCTTCGCAGTTGCTCTCTTGCAGCTGATGCAGTCAGGCAGGTGAGCGGGCGGGAGTCTCGCGCATTCTCGACGCGTCTTTTCAGGTTCACAGGTAAGACTTTACTAGACCTTATTAGTTATTTGATGAAGGACCATCAACTTTATCGTGATTTTAGGCTCTTGTAATGATGTAGTGTTTCCCATGCGCTAATAATTACATCTGTAAAGTTTTTCAAAACAACAAGGCTGTaagttaataattaataattggCTAACAACGAGAAATACAGCATTAGCAATCGTGTTTACTGTTTATATCTTACTTTGCATTATTATAGTACCTTATAGTTATGTATTTTTTGACAAAGTTGTTAGGCTACACCTGCTCTAGAGTCTAAAAGTTTACTGCACCCATCAAACTAAGTTACACCCATGTTAAACTGTAACGTTACACATTGTATTGATATTTTCATGAATTTATGGTTTTTATTTTGAGCtcttttttatttagattatATCACATTTGATTTTGAACTTCTTCATTCATCTGAACATCTTAATTCAACTGTACTGTAACTGTCTGTACATCCAAATTTACATTACAGgaagatttttttctgtttccaaTAGTCTCGTGTCATTTCCAAACTGCATATTTTCATTAAATGGCAGTTATGCTCTTCTTGCCTTACAATGACAGATCATAGGGACTGCTAAGTTTCAGAAAGGAAATGAAAGcataaaaatgatcataaaCCGCCTGTGGGTGTGGGCCAGACACACCAGCTATTATTCATAAATAGTCACAATGACTTAACAGATCTGTTCCTCCCACAAAATATGGCTTCAGAAAACTGGGGATATTGTCAACTCATCTTATGTTTATAGTGCTTTGAAACTTCAAAGCTTCTCTTCAGTGTGTCATTGTATAGATAAAATCTCCATGAGCATTCTTAACATCTTGTATGTTTCACTAAAATGAAATTTGGACATATATGAAGTGATATATGAAGTGACATGAGTGTGAGGAAGCAGTGACATCATTATTACAGTTTACATGAACTGATACTGTAAATAACATTGACAACATGTTAAATACATCACACAAAGTCAAATGTTTAGATGTTTAATACATGAAATCGCTGGAAACAAATGTACACCGATTTTTGTTTCGAGAACTGCACAAACTGCTCCACATACTTTGTTTTACCAGAgcaaaggtctttgcacatacagtccgaaattttcgtatgagTTTTTTCCTATTTGgtgctcgtttgtacggtgtctctgagttgtcaaaacgcctctcaaaatgcttgctatacggatgcgaaaaacgcagaaaatcgaacccagtccgaattttttatgacggacgaaaatatcggaggcagtgtgtaaatgtgatcgACACAACGAGAGGtcgtattttttttttaacatgcagAAATTTCGGAATGTAAATTTCGGACTctatgtgcaatggcctttactatacatttgtatagaCAAGGCCTGACTTCTGACATGCTGGTCTTAATTCATCTGATGAAGGGAGTTCGTTTACTGTAGTTTTATATAGTGTAACGCTTTCTGTAGTACAGTGTCCTCCTGTGGGTGGTGTGTATGTGATGCAGGGAGGGTGTATATTTTGATTCAAACTGAGATCCGCTTCTTTCCTTTGCATGTGTACTTTGCAGGTGGACTTggactgtgtgtgtttattgtctGTAAATGAGTGGCCAGGGCCGACGACAGGGCACAGGGAAAATATTTCACATCTCTTGTCGTCACATGAACCATATTAAAGTTTGCATACTCGTTCTCAGAATCCCACAGTCCCTGCAAGGAGATAATGGTTATCTCTTTTACCTATATGAGCTTGAGTTTTGTTTTACAACGACCTTTAAATTACAAACATTGTTGTTTAAGCATAAAATCTTTGCATATGTCTACAGTATATGGTGGTTACATATTTatcaagttttttttgtttatatatgttttaattGCGCATAAGTATCATATCAGGATTTATAAAAAAGTCTCTTGACTTTTTCGTTTACTTGAAGAATGAAATCTACACATGAGGCACATACATGAGACTTTATGAAATGCTTTGTTGGCCTATTAAAGAATGtatgtaatacataaatatatataaaaattagTATTACATCACTTAACACAAGTCAATTTGACATTTTCCTGTTTACAGTTTTACTTTTACCATTTAGTGTTCTTTATTAACGTGTCACTCCCACAAAAGTAAAAGCACACATTCACTTTTTTATGAAAACAatagtgtgtgagagagttcATGGGTTAACCTAATGATATGTGGTAAAACCTGATTACTTCAAGTCATTTGAAGGGTTCATTTACCACAATTGTCTCAATACCCGGTAGTATCTGATTTCACCTGTTTGCGAACCATTCATTGTCAAAGTTACTCAGCTCAAGACTTTTAAACAAAGTGTAATGCAAACTTCCTAAATAGAAAGGCAAAgggattttattatttacatggTCGACAACAGATTTAAGCGGGTAACGTGGCATTCCGGTTTTCTAGGTGTTGTTTGTAGTCATCGCCCAGTCGTTCACAGTCAGAGGTGTGTACACGCAACAATGACCTCATCTCAGCCATGCAGAGCTGCCTGAAATATGCTGAACAACTTGAAAATCTTTCCATGTTACATGCTAACAATGGCTGCCATTCCAACTTGCTTTAGAGTCCCTGCGTGTTTTCTTTACACATTTGATTTGTTGATGCGCACATTGCTCTGAATCTCTGTAGTTCTTTCCGTAAAGATGATGTAGGATAAAAATGATGGATCGGTTCTAAAACCTGCCTTGCTGTTCGTGGCCTACAAAGACAGCTGCCTTCTTAGGGGTCATTCCCACAGGATGGGGGTGTCCGTCTTTAATTTTGTTGTTCTATGTAACATTCCTCTTTATGAGCAGTCAGTCGGCTTTTAATGATGCTCAGTTGaaagaataaatacaaacaaaatatttatgcaGCAATGTGTAAAAGATCGACGTTGAAAATGGTCTCCCTACCTTACCCCAATTTGCGATGGTTAGcctataataatgatttataatttgaacTCTCTGGAAATGTCCGTTTTATTTCAACCCGCGTGCGTTAAGTAACCTGTTGTATTGTGTTTCAAACAGACATGGCAATAAAGGCAAAATGTGTGGATTGTAGGCTAGCTTAACGAAACTTGTCTTAAGGCCAATGCATTCTTTACTATTCTAGCTATTTTTAATGTGCGAAAAGGCCCTGGTGCATGATGGGATTGCCTTCTCGACAAAGGATACATGCAATGCAGTCTGAGAATTTGACGAAAAGCGGATTTATTAAAATCTTTGCTATGGGCGCACATGTTGTTCTCTAGGCGTTGGCTTGTCTCGGCTACATTATGTGTTCAATAATGTGTGCTTTGTTTTGATTGGCTTACCAGAACAGGTGAGTCAATCATGCTGAGATACTTTCATGAAACATTGAGCTGTTATCTACAGGGCGGATGCTGTTTTAACACCAGCTATCTAGTACGTTCAGTTTTCTGGGCAGGTACTACTGAGAGGCTGAAGGCCTTTTTTGGGAGTGTCCATAGTTGTAGTTTGGCTCGTTTGGCTCATTTGGTCCGGATCATAAAGAGATTGATACGTTCAGTAACACTGAACCTAAAGGCTGAAGTATTACAACCTGATCAGCTTTTATGACATTTGTGatgtattattttgtttggCGTCCATCCACCAAGGTTTAGATGTCAGCATTCACCCTTATTCAAATGAAACGCACTGACTGTGCTGTACAGTTGCTGTAAAGAACCCAAATACCATAATTTACCTCATGAGCTCTTATTTCCAATCCCAAAactcattttaaatctgttggTGAGCATGTGTGTTTGATCTCAAATCTTGTACACATATCTGTAGTGTTGGACATCAGTCATTTTTACAAAGATAACTTACAAAACAGTACTGTGGCGGTCCCAtggtaaaaatgtgtaattAGATTATGTTTATTGTAACTATAGCTTttgtaaagttcattgttttCATGCCTTTAAATGAATGACTTTAACTAGAGGTGTAACAAATGTATCATGGCACAATTCAAAAtgatacaataaaaaaacaatatgtcTTTGTAGCTATGGAGATATTTATAGAATATGACGTATGTTTAATCCTATTAGTTTAGCTGCAAAGATGTGGCACTAACAACCTAGATGTCCAAGCAACCCTCCCGTTTGAGATCAAAAAATCTGTTTGTTCCACAGTCTGTCATCTTGGTtaatgtgtgtttactgtatgtaCTTTTCTTTAGATCGTCAGAAAAGGCTCTTTAGACATCATCGGTCAAATACCTCCAATGTGCAATGCCAAAAAGTGACAGCTGGCCAGGGGGCGTTTCCAAGGAACCCGTGTCTGGTATGAACAGCACAGGGAGCTGTGATAGCATGGTCAGCATCAACTCTGACTTTGTGAGTATCACATCGTCTTTCAATTTCCTAGAACAGTGCTTCCCAACCTTTTGTGTGCATGCATTTTAAGTACTTTAGGTAGGTTTTGGGATAGTGTCTAAACCTTTTcttacaattgttttttttagccATTTTTCTATTCTATTTTGCCGTAACATTGAGAAGCATGCTAAGAGTATTTTAGAGAGATTTTTTGACTGGCATTTTAAGtgtaagaaataaaatgtttatagcCGCTGCCGAGTGGAAAACTGCTACAAAAATGCTACAGCagtaattgtattacattttcattcaatTACAGGTAATAAAGTGCATATTGCATCTACAGTATACGGCCactttttctgtcatttgtcCAAAATCCCATATTATAAATCTAAAGAAATTGTCTTTAAGATAGTATCGACAGCAAATGCTAGTCACTCACATCCTTAAATATGTTAAACATTAgctttacaaatatatttatagtcCAAAAATGGGTTTTCGGGCATAACTGGGCGCTCTAAAGAGGAAGACGGAAATGTGATGTTTATCTACTGATACTGATGTTGTTTGAACAAAACTTAATTAAACACTACTTTAACTTGTGTCCGTTTACTTAATACTGATTATATTATATGTTGAAGATTGTGGAAAGGGAAAGAATTTCAGATCGCAGTTTGAAATGTTACTTTTTTACTCGGTCTAGAAAAGTACAATTTGTCTTGCAAATAATGAAACGGCATTGGCACAATGTGAAACATTTAATGCAGCCGTTTGAGAGGTTCCAGGTTTTTAAGACTCTTTCCTCTTCACACCATAGAGTGACGACAGTCTGGAGCATCTCTCTGCTGAGGAGAAAGCATGTCTTATGTTCCTGGAGGAGACCATTGAATCTTTGGATGTGGAGGATGACAGCGGACTGTCTAATGATGAGCCCGATCGCCCCTCTTATGGACTAGCGAGGAAACTAGCTCAGTACCCTTCTGTCTACCACAACAAACCTGAGGGTAAGAAGTTACACCTTTTaaacactgtatttaaaaaacagttttgtcTTAAACTTCAGATTGTAAAAGCCATGACCAAAGACAGCCTGCTGTCAAGTCACTAAATTGCTTGCAAACAACTGGGAGTTAAAATCATGACATTAAATTGACATTACCCTGACTTTCCTTTTTTAATATTGACCCGTATATGTTCTCTTTCAGCCCATGAGGACCCAAATAAAATCATAGGAAGAGGTCACAGACCATCTGCAAAATACCTCGTGCCAACTCCATTAGTCGTAGCTGGTGGAAATGCCAAACTGGATAGCAGACCAAGTGAATTATCACCCAAAGACAAACCTGCCGTGTTTATCGATGGCTTCAGGTCAGCCTCTGACCATCAACAAACACCACTGGCGGCTTTAAAAAGATCAGAATTATCACAATCAGTAATTGTTAAACAGAGCACTGGACTATCGAGAGAAGTGGCTGACCTGCCGCCGTCTTTCATTCCTGAACCTCCGGTTAGATCTCATGCGTCCAGTAACAGTCCTAAGAGTTTAGATGCTAAGAAGCAACAGAAGGTCTCCTCAGAGATGAGCTGGATTCCTCCACCTTCGGATTTCATGGATGAATCAGCCGATAAAGCCGCTCCACGTTATTCAGCACCGCCTCCACCTGTCATTGATGAACTGCCGGAATGGACTCCTGAACTTCCAAATCCTGCAGAGGTGAACAAATCAAAGTGTATATATCCAGCACCATCGAGACAATCACTGtccaaaaatgacattgaaaACTTGCGGCAGAAAGCTTTGATGAAGAAAACACCTCTGACGCCGGTAATGATCGTGCAGCATTCTGGAGCAGACGTGCCAAGAACACCTTCACCATCTTCTGAACAGGTACCGGCTCTTCCAAGAGAGTACAAGGACCCCAAAACCCCTCCGCCTGTGGCACCCAAACACAAACTCCCTTCTAATATCATCCTCAAAAGCCACAAAGAACCCGGGGCTGCACATTTGCTCCTGTCGCCGAGCGATCGCACTCCGTTGGATCAGCAGAAGATAAGAATGGAGGCATTGAGAAAACTAGGCCTGTTAAAGAATGACGATGTCGATTCAGGGCCCAGTGTCTCTCCTTCTGTCTCACCGACATACAAATCTAAAGATCTGAGTCCGGTGTCCCCTCACTGCCCATCTGTGTACTCAACATCACCTACTCTGGAACCGCCGCCGGACCACTCGAGGTTTACAGGATGGCCTGTATCAGGAGATACACAACTGCCGATAGACACAAGACACAGAGATGTGGCAAGTAGAGAAAGCCTTTTGAAGAAGCCACCGCCTCGGCCCTATGAGATCAAATCGTCCTCGCTGGGAAGGTCAGGTGTCGGTCTTAGCAGCATCGTTGTGGAACCCAGAACATCGGCGACAAATCTGGACACCACCGATGTTGAGCTATCACCCGGACAGTTTCGAAAAAGCCGAGCTCGACCCCTTTCTGTGGAAAGCGCCAAGGACTTGAGTTTGGGACACCCGGAGGTCGATTTCAACAAATCGTTTCATTCCAATTCGGTTTCGCTCGCACACACAGGTGGTGATGCCCAAAAGTTGCCCCGATCGAATGGAATAAGTGTGGTTATTACCCCTCACGGGAGGAACGGAGAAAACAGACGTGAAGCGCTGAAGAAATTGGGATTACTGAAGGATGGCGGCGGTCGCTGATTGTCTTTTGCAGATTTTTGGGGGTATGAGGATTGTTGTCATAGACACTAATAATACTGAAGAAAGACTTTTAATATAAGCATTTAAGTGATGCTGGATCTTAGATGAACTCATCTTCACTTGTTGCACTTTTGGTTCTGGCTTCATGGTCGATTTTCATCTCTAGATTACGCGTTCAATgaaattcaatataaatataGCACTTTTTGTGAATTGTTGTTGGCAAAGCATTACAATGTTATCGTTTAAAGAACTAGCTTAAAGATAGTTTGTAGTATTTGCCGCTCAAAAATACAATCACACAGGATTGTATTATTCGGGCATGTTTTAGGGCATTGGTTTGTCTAAAATCTCATCTCTCCTGTGtatatttctttattaaaacgTTTTCAAATGGTGCATGTGGCACCAACAAGTTATTCTTGTTAATGAACGTACGGTAGTGTACTCGAGACCAATCTTGGTCTCAAGACCATTTTTTGATGTTCTTGGTCTTGTCTCGGTCTCAGACCTAAAGGACTCAGGATTTTATTTCCAGATCGGACAAGACCACAATTGCAGGAACATCAGTAAATTGCTGGTGCATtgtctgatctgatctgataaCATCAATAATgtgaatggatgtaaaactctctgctttaaatgcttttatgtTACTTTTGTGCCAGTAATAAATGAAGTGGTGATTGtcaaaaaaatcaatagaaaggCCCACAAAATCGAAGATATGATTGCAAAAAAACTGTATGAGATCTTGTTTATTTATCTGtattacatataatatatattaacattGTTTTAAATGCGAAATGAATTTTTTGAAATtcttgtttgtagttcacacTCTcaatatagttatatatatatatatatatagatagatagatacttTCAATATCCTATTATTGTTTCATTAAAAGAGTTTACAGATTTCATGATATGTTGGGTATTTACAGAGTTTTTAGGGTTACGTAGATCTTTTAGATGAATTATAGGAGTGCTTGTCTTGGTCTTGACTctgtctcggtctgccttggTCTTGTTTCGGTTTAGGTGGTCTTGACAACACTACACTAATGTACAGTTCATAAATTGTAAGATAAGTCAAGAATTAAATACTTCTAAATCTGTaacaattattttgattaaGACTCTTTAGCTCATCAGTGTTCAAATAATGGGAAACGGTAATCTGACATTTTGAAGGACTTCAATAAAATCTTGTAATATCAGTATACTGTGGTGGTGATAAAAGTAAGTGAAACTGTGTCTTGGAGGCTCAGTGTGTTTCTGAACTCTTGGAGTGGGTGTTTAACATCCTTGCCACCTCTGACGTTCAAATTCCTATCCATGTTTTTCTTGTCAACACGGTTCTGATGAGGTGACATTCTGAGAGTTCCTTTCATAACATCAGCTGTTTCTATCATGCAGAAACTTGTCAGACCTGCTGAGTCTTTCAGAACCTTTATCACCTGCACGTCTTTTGTTTTCCAGCATCAGACAGACTTCATTATGTCTTCATTTGATTCGACTTTTGGAAGCCTCCAAAAGACTGCCGTTTGTCATTTGAACAGGTGCATCCGAGTCTGTGGCTGCTTTGCTCAATATTAGATCACAATGGACAGAATAGACAAATACAGTGCACACAAAGATGACAAAAGACCAGAGACAAAAGGTTGAAGTAATCAAATATGTCagataaaaaaaggaaaataataaaTGCGATGTCATACTGTAAGTTTGGTTGATCACTGTGTTTGATACGAGAGGTACTGGTGGATTCCTGAACTGCACAATGTGATTCAAATGGGCTGAATCTCTTTGAAAGTCTCACCAGTAATGGGTCTTCATTAAGACTATCAATTCAGATCCatgtttatgttgtgttttctgGTGACTGTTCACTGTTGGTTTATACATGAATTCACGACTCCCTCTAGTGGTAGTAGTTGTGAAATGCGCCCACTTAtgtttgggtcaaatatgggcATTTTCGAGATGACTAAGATCTTTGATTGAAACGTTGCCACTTGAACTTTTTTTTGCGAATGAACAACAGTGTGCAGATCTTTTTCATATTAtttgatttatgtttttttaatcttgcacCTGGCTACGGTGCTTTGGATGTGCGTACcttaattttttgtgtttattcatattttacccAGCCGTGGgttaaaaacagcatttttagcTTGTTGTTGAACTTGGA
Proteins encoded:
- the LOC130545592 gene encoding specifically androgen-regulated gene protein isoform X2, whose product is MPKSDSWPGGVSKEPVSGMNSTGSCDSMSDDSLEHLSAEEKACLMFLEETIESLDVEDDSGLSNDEPDRPSYGLARKLAQYPSVYHNKPEAHEDPNKIIGRGHRPSAKYLVPTPLVVAGGNAKLDSRPSELSPKDKPAVFIDGFRSASDHQQTPLAALKRSELSQSVIVKQSTGLSREVADLPPSFIPEPPVRSHASSNSPKSLDAKKQQKVSSEMSWIPPPSDFMDESADKAAPRYSAPPPPVIDELPEWTPELPNPAEVNKSKCIYPAPSRQSLSKNDIENLRQKALMKKTPLTPVMIVQHSGADVPRTPSPSSEQVPALPREYKDPKTPPPVAPKHKLPSNIILKSHKEPGAAHLLLSPSDRTPLDQQKIRMEALRKLGLLKNDDVDSGPSVSPSVSPTYKSKDLSPVSPHCPSVYSTSPTLEPPPDHSRFTGWPVSGDTQLPIDTRHRDVASRESLLKKPPPRPYEIKSSSLGRSGVGLSSIVVEPRTSATNLDTTDVELSPGQFRKSRARPLSVESAKDLSLGHPEVDFNKSFHSNSVSLAHTGGDAQKLPRSNGISVVITPHGRNGENRREALKKLGLLKDGGGR
- the LOC130545592 gene encoding specifically androgen-regulated gene protein isoform X1, whose translation is MPKSDSWPGGVSKEPVSGMNSTGSCDSMVSINSDFSDDSLEHLSAEEKACLMFLEETIESLDVEDDSGLSNDEPDRPSYGLARKLAQYPSVYHNKPEAHEDPNKIIGRGHRPSAKYLVPTPLVVAGGNAKLDSRPSELSPKDKPAVFIDGFRSASDHQQTPLAALKRSELSQSVIVKQSTGLSREVADLPPSFIPEPPVRSHASSNSPKSLDAKKQQKVSSEMSWIPPPSDFMDESADKAAPRYSAPPPPVIDELPEWTPELPNPAEVNKSKCIYPAPSRQSLSKNDIENLRQKALMKKTPLTPVMIVQHSGADVPRTPSPSSEQVPALPREYKDPKTPPPVAPKHKLPSNIILKSHKEPGAAHLLLSPSDRTPLDQQKIRMEALRKLGLLKNDDVDSGPSVSPSVSPTYKSKDLSPVSPHCPSVYSTSPTLEPPPDHSRFTGWPVSGDTQLPIDTRHRDVASRESLLKKPPPRPYEIKSSSLGRSGVGLSSIVVEPRTSATNLDTTDVELSPGQFRKSRARPLSVESAKDLSLGHPEVDFNKSFHSNSVSLAHTGGDAQKLPRSNGISVVITPHGRNGENRREALKKLGLLKDGGGR